ATTTTATCATCAAAACTGAAGAAAAAAACGTGGATATAATCCCAGCAACGTCTGATTTGTCAGGTGTAGAGGTGGAGCTTATAAACACTGATGGCAAAGAAAAGGTGTTATCTAAGATACTTTCTAATGTAAGTGGATATGATTTTTGCTTTATAGATTGCCCTCCATCTTTGGGGACGTTGTCTATTAATGCGTTGGTGGCGGCAGATTCCGTTCTTATACCTATCCAATGTGAGTTCTATGCGCTTGAGGGCGTGAGCCAGTTGATGAACACTATTAATTTGGTGAGAAGTTCGCTCAACGAAAACTTAGAGATTGAAGGTATCGTTATGAGTATGTTTGATGGTAGAAATAATCTTAGTTTGGAAGTGGTGGAAGAAGTCAAGAAATACTTCAAAGACAAGGTGTTTACGACTATGATACCGCGAAATATAAGATTAGCAGAAGCTCCAAGCTATGGAATGAGTGCGTTATCGTACGACAAAAATTCCAAAGGATCTATTGCTTACACAAGACTAGCGGAGGAATTTTTATAATGGTTAGGAAAAAGGGATTAGGAAGAGGCTTAGATGCTTTAATACCACAAAATATTATAGAAACGACAAGTTCTGATTCGATCGTTAATATCGAATTATCGAAAATAATTAGAAGAGAAGATCAACCAAGAACACATTTTGAAAAAGACAAAATACGTGAGTTAGCAAATTCTATCAAAGAATACGGCGTTATTTCTCCAATTATCGTTCGTAAAAAGGATGATAAATACGAGATAATCGCCGGAGAAAGAAGGTTTTTGGCGAGTTTAGAGGCTGGTTTGTCTGAAATTCCTGCTATTGTTAAGGAAATGGAAGATAGTGAGGTGGCAGAAGTGTCACTTATAGAAAACATTCAACGTGAGGATTTGAACGCTGTTGAAGAGGCCGTAGCTTACAAAAACTTGATGGAAAACTACAACTTAACCCAAAAAGAATTGGCAGACAAATTGTCCAAATCAAGATCATATATAGCGAACACTTTGAGACTACTTAACTTGGATGAGTTGTCACTAGAACATTTAAAAAAAGGCGACATAACATCATCACAAGCTAGAAGTTTACTTGCTATTGACGATATGAAAAAGAGAAAAGCTTTGTTGGACAAGCTACTATCCAAGAAAACAAATGTCAGAGAAATAGAAAAAGTATCCAAGGAAACAGACCCGTTTTTGTTGGATTTGCAAAATAGGTTTTTGGAGAAATTCTCTACCAAGGTTAGAATTAAGCCAAAAAGAAAAGGCGGAAGTATAGAGATAGAATATCTATCAAATGAAGATTTAGAAAGGATTATGGAGATATTAGAGCTATGATGTTTATGGATCAAACTTTAGAAGAATTTATTAAAAATGTAAACTCAAAGGAACTTCCAGGTGGAGGTTCTATCAGCGCGTTGACTGCGCTATTAGGAGTAGGAATCGGAAACATGAGTTTCTATCTAACTGAGGATAAGAAGTCTTTCAAAGCATTAGACGAAAAAACTCAACAAGAAATCAGATCTCATGTAGACAGACTTACAGAAATTATCGAAGAATTAAAGGGAAAAATGGTTGAAGATACTAAAAGCTTTGACTCTGTTCTTCAAGCATACAAATTACCAAAGGAAACTGACGAAGAAAAAGCATACAGAAAGAAAATGATAGCTGATGGATACATCATCGCTACAGAATCTCCAATGTCTTCTGCTAGAATTATGATGGAAGCAATGGAACTTGTAAAACAAATTGCAAAATATATCGATAAATATGCAATAACAGACCTTCTTGCAAGTGCATATTTATTACATTCTAGTATGAAATCAGTAATGTTGAACGCCAAAATCAACATGAAACAACTTGGAGATAGCAAGAAAGTAGCTGACGAAATCACAGCATTAGAAGACAAATCAGAAGTTTTATTGAGGGAAATTGAAGAAGTTTCATACAAGAAAATAGGTGAGGTATAATGACTTATTTCGATAATGCTGCGACGAGTTTTCCGAAACCTGAGATAGTTTACGAAAAACTTGACGAAGCAATGAGAGAATTTGCCGCAAATCCAGGAAGAAGTGGACATAAATTGTCACTTAAAATGGATAGGGCGATTTTTAATTCTAGAATGAATATCGCGGAATTTGTCGGCGGAACGAATCCTCTTAATTTGATTTTCACATTGAACTGTACAGATAGCTTGAACATGGCAATCAAAGGACTTGTAAAAAAAGGCGACCACGTTATCACGACATCTTTGGAACACAACTCCGTTCTCAGACCTCTTCACAAAATGCAAGAAGACGGCTTTATCGATTTGACGGTTGTGTACGCTGATGAACGCGGGATTTTGGATGTCAAAAAGGTTGAAGAAGCAATAACTGACAAGACCAGAGTTTGCGTGACAACTGCTATGAGTAACTTGACTGGAACTATCGTTGATTTCTGTAAAATCGGCGAAATCATGCACGATCACGATATCTTATACATCGTCGATGCTGCACAAGCGATGGGGTATTTGGATTTTGACATGAAAAATATGCCGATAGATGTGTTGTGTTTCCCTGGACACAAATCATTGTTTGGGCCAATGGGAACGGGCGCTATGTATATTAAAGAAGGAATTGATGTTAAAAGTTTGAAACAAGGTGGAACTGGATCTCACTCACAAGATTTGGAACAACCTGACGAATATCCTGACAGATTAGAAGCTGGAACTATCAACGGACCTGCAATCTATGCGCTTTCAGCCGGTGTAGATTTCATCAAACAAGAGGGTTTGAAAAACATTAGAGTCCACGAAAATAAACTTAAAGATAGATTTATAAATGGTTTGAAAGATGAAAAGGGTATAATATTATATGGCAGTTTGGATGAACACCAAGGACCAGTTGTGCCTGTAAATGTTGAAGGAATCGGGTCGAGTCAGTTGGCATACATCCTAGATGACAAATACGATATCGCAACGAGAGCTGGAATTCACTGTGCGCCACTTGCACACAAGACAATTCACACACAAGACATCGGTGCTGTGAGGTTCTCATTTGGCCATTTCAACACTGAAGAAGAAGTGGACAAAGCGATTGAAGCGTTGAAGGAAATCAACAGAGGAGACAAAGATGGGGCAATCTAGTGCTATGAACGTGATCATAATAATTCTTATGGTGTTTGTGGTATTAGTTTCCGTGATAAATTTCCGTAAAATCAACATCGTCAACAAGAAAGTCAACAGGGTCAAAAGGAGATACGATGCGCTTTTCAGAGCGCAAGATGGCGACATTGAAGATATTTTGAATCAAAATTCTACAGATATCGTGGCAAATCAAAAAAGAATCGAAGAATTGTCCAAAACATTGGAGTCTGTGGAAACTTTACAAGCAATATCGCTTCAAAAAATCGGCCTCGTAAACTACGACGCATTTGAATATTTGACTAACAAACTCTCATATTCACTATGTTTGTTGGATGCCAACGACAACGGGCTTATAATCACGTCGATTTTCGGAAGAGAACAATCTACAAGCTACATCAAAATCATAACAAACGCTAAATGTAGCGAAAAACTAAGCGAAGAAGAAAATGAAGCTTTGAAGAAAGCTTTAAAATAAAACATTGTAATAAAGGAGAAGAAAATGGATATATTTGAATCATTGAAATCAAAAATCTCAGGCAAAAACTTAAAAATAGTATTTCCTGAAGGAGAAGAATTAAGAATTTTAAAAGCAGTAGCTAGATTGAACGAAGAGAAAATCATAACTCCTGTAATTTTAGGCGACGAAAACAAAATCAAAGAACTAGCATCACAAGAAAACTTAAACATCGAAGGAGTTAAAATCATCAATCCACTTACAGCAGATGATTTCGATGAAAAAGTAGCAAAATTTGTTGAAAGACGTAAAGGCAAAAACACTGAAGAACAAGCAAGAACTATGCTTAAAGATGTAAACTACTACGGAACAATGATGCTTTATTGTGACGAAGTGGACGGACTTGTATCAGGTGCAGTTCACTCAACTGGAGACACTGTAAAACCAGCACTACAAATCATCAAGACAAAACCAGGCACAAAACTTGTATCAGGTGCAATGGTTATGATTGGACCAAACGGCGAAAGATACGTATTCTCAGACATCGCCATCAACATCGAATTATCCGAAGAACAATTGGCAGAAGTTGGCGTAGTAAGCGCTGAAACTGCAAAACTTTACGACATCGATCCAAAAGTTGCATTTCTTTCATTCTCTACAAAAGGCTCTGCAAAACATCCATTTGCAGAAAAAGTTGCTAACGCTACTAAAATCGCCAAAGAAATGGCTCCAGAACTTCCAATCGATGGGGAATTACAATTTGACGCAAGTATCGTTGAATCTGTAGGAAAACAAAAAGCTCCGGGCTCAAACGTTGCAGGTCACGCAAATGTGTTCGTATTCCCAGATTTACAAGCAGGTAACATCGGATACAAAATCGCTCAAAGATTAGGAAAATTCGAAGCAATAGGACCTATCTTGCAAGGAATGGCAAAACCAGTTAACGATTTGTCCCGTGGTTGCAACGAAGAAGACGTGTACAAGTTAGCTCTTATCACAGCTGCTCAATCATTATAAAGTGAAAAACAATAGACTGTTCACGCTAATAACATATGTCGTATTCTTGTTATTCTCAGGATTTTTAGTAGAAATCGCAATATCAGGCAAGAATTTAACAAGAATAATGCTAATAGTTTTCGTAGCATCCTTATTAGTCGTGACTAAAATGATTTACGACAGAAGAGATGAGGACATATCATCTTTGAAAGAATTGAGATTGTATTTGATTGCAAGTGCAGTAGTTTCCGTAATGGCAATAGTAAAATATTTCAAAGAATTCTCATTTAGTAGAATATATATGCCTTTTGCATTTGCAATAATCATACACTTAGTTTATACACTAATATATAAAAATAAATCAAAAACA
This Finegoldia magna ATCC 53516 DNA region includes the following protein-coding sequences:
- the pta gene encoding phosphate acetyltransferase, yielding MDIFESLKSKISGKNLKIVFPEGEELRILKAVARLNEEKIITPVILGDENKIKELASQENLNIEGVKIINPLTADDFDEKVAKFVERRKGKNTEEQARTMLKDVNYYGTMMLYCDEVDGLVSGAVHSTGDTVKPALQIIKTKPGTKLVSGAMVMIGPNGERYVFSDIAINIELSEEQLAEVGVVSAETAKLYDIDPKVAFLSFSTKGSAKHPFAEKVANATKIAKEMAPELPIDGELQFDASIVESVGKQKAPGSNVAGHANVFVFPDLQAGNIGYKIAQRLGKFEAIGPILQGMAKPVNDLSRGCNEEDVYKLALITAAQSL
- a CDS encoding DUF4446 family protein — its product is MGQSSAMNVIIIILMVFVVLVSVINFRKINIVNKKVNRVKRRYDALFRAQDGDIEDILNQNSTDIVANQKRIEELSKTLESVETLQAISLQKIGLVNYDAFEYLTNKLSYSLCLLDANDNGLIITSIFGREQSTSYIKIITNAKCSEKLSEEENEALKKALK
- a CDS encoding aminotransferase class V-fold PLP-dependent enzyme yields the protein MTYFDNAATSFPKPEIVYEKLDEAMREFAANPGRSGHKLSLKMDRAIFNSRMNIAEFVGGTNPLNLIFTLNCTDSLNMAIKGLVKKGDHVITTSLEHNSVLRPLHKMQEDGFIDLTVVYADERGILDVKKVEEAITDKTRVCVTTAMSNLTGTIVDFCKIGEIMHDHDILYIVDAAQAMGYLDFDMKNMPIDVLCFPGHKSLFGPMGTGAMYIKEGIDVKSLKQGGTGSHSQDLEQPDEYPDRLEAGTINGPAIYALSAGVDFIKQEGLKNIRVHENKLKDRFINGLKDEKGIILYGSLDEHQGPVVPVNVEGIGSSQLAYILDDKYDIATRAGIHCAPLAHKTIHTQDIGAVRFSFGHFNTEEEVDKAIEALKEINRGDKDGAI
- a CDS encoding cyclodeaminase/cyclohydrolase family protein, with translation MMFMDQTLEEFIKNVNSKELPGGGSISALTALLGVGIGNMSFYLTEDKKSFKALDEKTQQEIRSHVDRLTEIIEELKGKMVEDTKSFDSVLQAYKLPKETDEEKAYRKKMIADGYIIATESPMSSARIMMEAMELVKQIAKYIDKYAITDLLASAYLLHSSMKSVMLNAKINMKQLGDSKKVADEITALEDKSEVLLREIEEVSYKKIGEV
- a CDS encoding ParB/RepB/Spo0J family partition protein, with amino-acid sequence MVRKKGLGRGLDALIPQNIIETTSSDSIVNIELSKIIRREDQPRTHFEKDKIRELANSIKEYGVISPIIVRKKDDKYEIIAGERRFLASLEAGLSEIPAIVKEMEDSEVAEVSLIENIQREDLNAVEEAVAYKNLMENYNLTQKELADKLSKSRSYIANTLRLLNLDELSLEHLKKGDITSSQARSLLAIDDMKKRKALLDKLLSKKTNVREIEKVSKETDPFLLDLQNRFLEKFSTKVRIKPKRKGGSIEIEYLSNEDLERIMEILEL
- a CDS encoding ParA family protein, with translation MKTICVFNQKGGVGKTTTVVNLSAALGLKGKKVLVVDLDPQGNTTSGFGINKFELQKSMYDLMVHDDFDEDFIIKTEEKNVDIIPATSDLSGVEVELINTDGKEKVLSKILSNVSGYDFCFIDCPPSLGTLSINALVAADSVLIPIQCEFYALEGVSQLMNTINLVRSSLNENLEIEGIVMSMFDGRNNLSLEVVEEVKKYFKDKVFTTMIPRNIRLAEAPSYGMSALSYDKNSKGSIAYTRLAEEFL